From one Solanum stenotomum isolate F172 chromosome 12, ASM1918654v1, whole genome shotgun sequence genomic stretch:
- the LOC125849261 gene encoding cyclic dof factor 3-like produces the protein MTDPAIKLFGRTIQFPDSSGAHGDDSLPEDNNGEEEDEEAHKDDFGGNLDDDEDEMEILTGKVLQDQNSEPTRTDSMKEPPVDNDCSTRPSKSEEEQGEASNSQEKILKKPDKIIPCPRCNSMETKFCYFNNYNVNQPRHFCKSCQRYWTAGGTMRNVPVGAGRRKNKNSIPHYRQISVSETLSNAQTAYPNGIQQPILAFGSPTPLCESMASVLNIADKTMHNCSQNGFHKPQEPGVPVSYIAGDNGDDHSRRSSVTSANSEDEVNKTVPDLLKKNCHNFPPYMTCYPGAPWPYPCSPVPWNSAVPPPGYCPPGFPMPFYPAASYWGYTVAGSWNVPWMPPATVSLIQTPTTSGPNSPTLGKHSRDENVQKPLSSMEEPSNESNPEKCLWVPKTLRIDDPGEAAKSSIWATLGIKHDTVDSVGGSPFSAFQPKNDDNNRVSENSTVLQANPAALSRSVNFNESL, from the exons ATGACAGACCCTGCAATTAAACTCTTCGGCAGAACAATTCAGTTTCCGGATTCTTCTGGAGCTCATGGAGATGATTCTTTGCCGGAAGACAATAacggagaagaagaagatgaagaagctCACAAG GATGACTTTGGAGGAAACCTGGATGATGACGAGGACgagatggaaattttgactggCAAGGTGTTGCAGGATCAGAATTCAGAACCAACTAGAACTGATAGTATGAAGGAGCCACCTGTTGATAACGACTGTTCAACAAGACCTTCAAAAAGTGAAGAAGAGCAAGGAGAAGCAAGTAATTCGCAAGAGAAAATCCTCAAAAAGCCAGACAAGATAATTCCATGTCCCCGGTGCAACAGCATGGAAACcaaattttgttatttcaaCAATTACAATGTGAATCAGCCTAGACACTTCTGCAAGAGTTGCCAGAGATATTGGACAGCTGGTGGGACCATGAGGAATGTGCCTGTAGGTGCTGGTCGTCGGAAAAACAAGAACTCAATTCCACATTACCGTCAAATATCTGTCTCTGAAACACTTTCGAATGCACAAACAGCTTATCCAAATGGAATACAACAACCTATTCTTGCATTTGGCTCCCCTACACCACTCTGTGAATCAATGGCTTCAGTTTTGAATATTGCTGACAAAACAATGCATAATTGCTCACAAAATGGGTTCCATAAACCACAAGAGCCCGGGGTTCCAGTTAGTTACATAGCTGGAGATAATGGAGATGACCATTCTAGAAGATCCTCAGTGACTTCTGCAAATTCAGAGGATGAGGTTAACAAAACTGTACCAGACCTGCTAAAGAAGAACTGCCATAACTTTCCACCTTACATGACTTGCTATCCCGGGGCTCCTTGGCCATATCCATGCAGTCCTGTCCCATGGAACTCTGCAGTCCCTCCTCCTGGTTATTGCCCTCCTGGTTTTCCTATGCCGTTTTACCCTGCAGCTTCTTATTGGGGTTATACTGTAGCAGGTTCTTGGAATGTTCCTTGGATGCCCCCAGCTACTGTTTCCCTAATCCAAACACCTACGACTTCTGGTCCTAATTCTCCCACTCTGGGGAAACACTCAAGGGATGAAAATGTACAAAAACCGCTGAGTAGCATGGAAGAACCTTCAAACGAGAGTAATCCTGAGAAGTGCCTCTGGGTCCCAAAAACTCTGCGAATTGATGATCCCGGAGAGGCTGCAAAGAGTTCTATATGGGCGACATTGGGAATAAAACATGATACCGTTGATTCAGTTGGTGGAAGTCCTTTCAGTGCTTTTCAGCCGAAGAATGATGACAACAATAGGGTTTCAGAAAACTCTACTGTATTACAAGCAAACCCAGCAGCATTGTCTCGGTCAGTAAATTTCAATGAGAGCTTATAA
- the LOC125848597 gene encoding probable calcium-binding protein CML46 produces MAASTYLNSFSIKKLPVTTVPVPLVIHGLVGFFLLYIIFDWGRKFLNFLSQSQKSKSEKGNHNTSHNVPYLLVDGSLCRDEVENIMGKLGIFCNPEGDKLYHERFDSDNFRDLFGDEEEDNNDSNIMQELGEAFDVFDENRDGFIDEMELQKVLCALGFKEAAELENCRKMILAFDENGDGKIDFEEFVEMI; encoded by the coding sequence ATGGCAGCTTCTACCTATCTCAATAGCTTTTCAATCAAAAAATTACCCGTTACTACCGTCCCCGTCCCTCTCGTTATCCATGGCTTAGTTGGCTTCTTTTTGTTGTACATAATTTTCGATTGGGgaagaaaatttttaaatttcttatcCCAATCGCAAAAATCCAAATCAGAAAAAGGTAACCATAATACATCCCATAATGTGCCTTATTTGTTAGTTGATGGAAGTTTATGCAGAGATGAAGTAGAAAACATAATGGGTAAATTGGGAATTTTTTGTAACCCAGAAGGTGATAAACTTTATCACGAGAGGTTCGATTCGGACAATTTTCGCGATTTGTTtggagatgaagaagaagataataatGATAGTAATATTATGCAGGAATTAGGAGAAGCATTTGATGTATTTGATGAGAACAGAGATGGTTTCATTGATGAAATGGAATTGCAGAAAGTTTTGTGTGCACTTGGATTTAAGGAAGCTGCAGAATTGGAGAATTGCAGGAAGATGATCTTGGCATTTGATGAAAATGGAGATGGGAAGATCGATTTTGAGGAATTTGTAGAAAtgatctaa